Proteins encoded together in one Lysinibacillus sp. FSL K6-0232 window:
- a CDS encoding UDP-N-acetylmuramoyl-tripeptide--D-alanyl-D-alanine ligase, translated as MQSISVQKLKNILQGKLIHGSEQWSVQHAIYYNRHELTQSHTLMFVSRNDHINWQEVDRKGPSLIISDKPSTDLKNALANTTVLQVKSVAQAYWTFIEYYRGLFQIPVAALTGTCGKTTTKEMLKHIVSKHWHVQASVSSKNEPRQSLPYLTGIEQQTQAAIFELGLGNTGNIKHQCMIYQPTIGIITNIGVHHLDGCLNLEGYIKAKAEIVEGIQEGGTLIINADDANIKKISLQKFKGKIIRFGLQDTADYKASNIQFANTGMKFVLEVAATKYNVFVPGYGEHQVYNALAAIAACHEMGLTIRQAIAGLRSFKPMARHLELTSGIGNSTIVDDTWTNNPTSVEAALKVLDTIGKDKKVILILGDIKRLGHFEEHYHREIGSMVAERKVDTLITIGKRAQAIADQAQKDGTSAEVYTFHEVAGVLELLQPKLDANTIVLIKGPMSSRSMIEFAHQLKNLP; from the coding sequence TTGCAATCCATTAGTGTGCAAAAGCTGAAGAACATACTACAGGGAAAGCTTATCCATGGCTCAGAGCAATGGTCTGTACAACACGCTATCTACTATAATCGTCATGAATTAACACAAAGTCATACGCTGATGTTTGTTAGTCGCAACGATCATATCAACTGGCAAGAAGTCGATCGCAAAGGTCCATCCCTCATCATATCCGATAAACCGTCCACGGATTTAAAAAATGCACTAGCCAATACAACAGTCTTACAGGTCAAAAGTGTGGCACAGGCGTATTGGACATTTATCGAATATTATCGAGGTCTTTTCCAAATTCCTGTTGCCGCATTAACAGGAACCTGTGGTAAAACAACGACAAAGGAGATGCTGAAGCATATTGTTAGCAAGCATTGGCATGTGCAAGCATCCGTTAGCAGTAAAAATGAGCCAAGGCAATCATTACCTTACTTAACAGGCATTGAGCAGCAAACACAAGCAGCTATCTTTGAGCTGGGGCTAGGCAATACAGGCAATATTAAGCATCAATGTATGATCTATCAGCCAACGATTGGCATTATTACAAATATCGGCGTGCATCATTTAGATGGCTGTTTAAATCTTGAAGGCTATATTAAGGCAAAGGCAGAAATTGTAGAAGGCATTCAAGAGGGTGGGACATTAATTATTAATGCAGATGATGCCAATATTAAAAAAATTTCGCTGCAAAAATTTAAGGGCAAGATTATTCGCTTTGGCTTACAGGACACAGCAGATTACAAAGCTTCCAATATACAATTTGCCAATACGGGCATGAAGTTTGTCTTAGAGGTAGCTGCAACAAAATACAATGTATTTGTGCCTGGCTATGGCGAGCATCAAGTTTATAATGCTTTAGCCGCAATTGCTGCTTGTCATGAGATGGGGCTGACAATTCGTCAGGCAATTGCAGGGCTACGGTCATTTAAACCAATGGCAAGGCATTTAGAGCTCACATCAGGGATTGGTAATAGTACAATTGTTGATGATACATGGACAAATAACCCAACATCCGTAGAAGCAGCCTTAAAGGTATTAGATACAATCGGAAAAGATAAAAAAGTTATTTTAATTTTAGGTGATATTAAGCGTTTAGGGCATTTTGAAGAGCATTATCATCGTGAAATTGGCTCCATGGTTGCTGAGCGCAAGGTTGATACATTAATTACCATTGGCAAAAGGGCACAGGCGATTGCCGACCAAGCACAAAAGGATGGCACAAGCGCAGAAGTCTATACATTCCATGAAGTAGCAGGTGTATTAGAGCTATTGCAGCCAAAGCTTGATGCCAATACAATTGTGTTAATTAAAGGGCCCATGTCAAGCAGGTCTATGATTGAATTTGCCCATCAGCTTAAAAATTTACCTTAA
- a CDS encoding C40 family peptidase: MNKRFLSTTLALTIGFSSLSLMQAAVQPIQVEAATTNAQNNGQAVAAKADQLIQTAKGLMGKATYSDAEYKPTYPYKFSCASFLMYIFEKNGVDLGTYNENYMLQQGTPVARNQLQKGDLLFFKSKKTGTDPDHVGMYIGDNKMIHMADPKQNIIISDLNSKPYYTENYVAARRVLPTLLSANPATKGDKIVENTLTYKNKVTIGATTNESSLRFTAPAFVDFIYRKSGITLGATTLKDLMQQGSTVARGNLKKGDLVFFNSAKGSKTPTLVGIYAGDHRVIIPNSDGVMTRVLLVDYYTEHYITAKRVFSEGGSAPTVSISPSANQIIATATNLTNKAKFGYTYNEQTLTFTSAGFTYYVFQKHGINLKEKLASKQALAGTHVQKSQLQKGDLLFFSTDNGRQNITQTGIYLGNNQYISMTTNNIVKQNLTSTWAQKNYVTARRVIK; encoded by the coding sequence ATGAATAAACGATTTTTATCAACAACACTTGCGCTAACGATTGGCTTCAGCTCTTTGAGTCTAATGCAAGCAGCGGTGCAGCCAATTCAAGTAGAAGCAGCGACAACGAATGCACAAAATAATGGACAGGCGGTTGCTGCCAAAGCAGACCAACTTATTCAGACTGCCAAAGGTTTAATGGGCAAAGCAACATATAGCGATGCAGAATACAAGCCTACCTATCCCTATAAATTTTCTTGTGCTTCTTTCTTAATGTATATCTTCGAGAAAAATGGTGTAGACCTTGGCACATATAATGAAAACTATATGCTACAGCAAGGAACACCTGTGGCACGAAACCAATTGCAAAAAGGCGATTTACTGTTCTTTAAAAGCAAAAAAACAGGAACTGATCCCGACCATGTAGGGATGTATATTGGGGATAATAAAATGATTCATATGGCAGACCCTAAGCAAAACATTATAATTTCTGACTTAAATAGTAAGCCATACTATACTGAAAATTATGTAGCTGCCCGCCGTGTATTACCAACACTACTCTCAGCTAACCCTGCCACAAAGGGCGATAAAATTGTAGAAAATACGCTTACTTATAAAAATAAAGTAACTATCGGTGCCACAACAAATGAATCAAGCCTTCGTTTTACAGCGCCAGCCTTTGTGGACTTTATTTATCGTAAAAGCGGCATTACACTTGGCGCTACTACCTTAAAGGATTTAATGCAGCAAGGATCAACAGTGGCGCGCGGTAATTTAAAAAAAGGTGACCTAGTCTTCTTCAATAGTGCCAAGGGCTCGAAAACACCTACTCTTGTAGGGATTTATGCGGGTGATCACCGTGTTATCATCCCTAACTCAGATGGTGTTATGACAAGAGTATTGCTTGTTGATTATTATACGGAGCACTATATCACGGCTAAGCGGGTTTTCTCTGAAGGCGGCTCAGCACCTACTGTGAGCATAAGCCCCTCAGCCAATCAAATTATTGCAACAGCTACAAATTTAACGAATAAAGCAAAATTTGGTTATACGTATAATGAGCAAACATTAACCTTTACAAGTGCAGGCTTTACGTATTATGTCTTTCAAAAACACGGCATTAATCTAAAGGAAAAATTAGCAAGCAAACAGGCTTTAGCAGGTACACATGTACAAAAGTCACAGCTGCAAAAGGGCGATTTGCTGTTCTTCTCTACGGATAATGGCAGACAAAACATCACACAAACAGGTATCTATCTTGGCAATAACCAATATATTAGTATGACCACAAATAATATTGTAAAGCAAAATCTTACTTCCACTTGGGCGCAAAAAAACTATGTAACGGCTCGACGTGTTATCAAATAA
- a CDS encoding PepSY-associated TM helix domain-containing protein — MKNLLYTRFWRLHFFAALFITPLLLSLTLSGIGYLFYTDVENQLYDDYFFGQSKGEEALTIDEAVEKAEAAFAGYSTRKVIMLEEPYNTRLTLSNGHDEKYVFLDDHNQRVGSQDANYTFSNIMRNIHSSLFIGGTFVNYLVELAACWTIFLLLSGLYMTFKGNHLKKHKAENKRQKNKRLHALVGTIITIPMVIFIFTGLLWSALLGSILSNIASDSYPALQQQPPTSEIAEIPWATRQLDAPASDGDAHALHHGGGATRYTNPNQITIAQLEQEIQAQHIEKPYTILYPANEEGVFTVAKASNSGVTGLDVKPSEEATMYFDQYSGNLIDQVNYEDYGLLAKVFTWGIPLHEGHLFGWPNKLLNLVVCLAFLAVIMWGIRTWILRKKKGELSAPPQISAKISRSFSVFLLFLGVIMPLFGISLIVVVLIECVLIWQRKRRALGS; from the coding sequence ATGAAGAATTTGCTTTACACAAGGTTTTGGCGTCTGCATTTTTTTGCGGCACTTTTTATTACACCGCTATTGTTATCATTAACATTAAGTGGAATTGGCTATTTATTTTACACAGATGTTGAAAATCAGCTATATGATGATTATTTTTTTGGGCAAAGTAAGGGCGAAGAGGCTTTAACGATTGATGAGGCAGTGGAAAAGGCTGAAGCGGCGTTTGCTGGCTATTCTACACGTAAAGTGATTATGCTGGAGGAGCCCTATAATACGCGTTTAACATTATCAAATGGACACGATGAGAAATATGTGTTTTTAGATGACCATAATCAACGGGTTGGTAGTCAGGATGCAAATTATACATTTTCAAATATTATGCGTAATATCCATAGCTCCTTATTTATTGGTGGGACGTTTGTTAATTATTTAGTGGAGCTAGCGGCTTGTTGGACGATTTTCTTGCTCTTATCAGGACTTTATATGACATTTAAGGGGAATCACTTAAAAAAGCACAAAGCCGAGAATAAAAGACAAAAAAATAAACGATTGCACGCCTTAGTTGGCACAATTATTACGATTCCAATGGTTATTTTTATTTTTACAGGACTTTTATGGTCTGCTTTGTTAGGCTCTATATTGTCAAATATTGCTTCCGATAGCTATCCAGCCTTACAGCAACAGCCACCGACCTCAGAGATAGCTGAAATTCCATGGGCAACACGACAGTTAGATGCACCTGCTTCTGATGGGGATGCACATGCGCTTCATCATGGCGGTGGGGCAACACGTTATACAAATCCAAATCAAATTACGATTGCTCAGCTTGAACAGGAAATACAAGCCCAGCATATTGAGAAGCCATATACAATTCTTTATCCAGCAAATGAAGAGGGCGTATTTACAGTGGCAAAGGCAAGTAACTCTGGTGTCACGGGTCTTGATGTGAAGCCTTCCGAGGAAGCAACGATGTATTTTGATCAATATAGTGGGAATTTGATTGATCAGGTGAACTATGAGGATTATGGCTTGCTAGCGAAGGTCTTTACATGGGGCATTCCTTTACATGAAGGACATTTATTTGGCTGGCCTAATAAATTATTAAACTTAGTAGTTTGCTTAGCCTTTTTAGCCGTTATTATGTGGGGCATTCGCACATGGATTTTACGAAAGAAAAAAGGTGAGCTATCTGCACCACCACAAATTTCTGCTAAAATATCACGATCTTTTAGTGTTTTCTTACTATTTTTAGGTGTGATAATGCCGTTATTTGGCATTTCATTAATCGTTGTTGTCTTGATTGAATGTGTGCTAATATGGCAGCGGAAACGTCGTGCTTTAGGAAGTTGA
- a CDS encoding response regulator transcription factor encodes MIRVLLAEDQQMLRGALTSLLAFEPDIDVIAEVADGQQAWDSIQQELPDICLVDIEMPNLSGLELAEKIKQAGLPCKVMIVTTFARPGYLQKAMDCGVHGYLLKDEPIDYLIATIRKIMQGEKVVSKDLAATLFIKEQNPLNEREIAVLKLVKEGLTTNEISKQLFLTKGTIRNYLSTSIQKLQVESRQQAAQIASEKGWL; translated from the coding sequence ATGATACGTGTATTATTAGCAGAGGACCAGCAAATGTTACGTGGAGCCTTAACATCATTGCTAGCATTTGAGCCCGACATTGATGTAATCGCTGAGGTTGCGGATGGGCAACAGGCTTGGGACTCTATCCAGCAGGAGCTACCAGATATTTGCCTTGTTGATATTGAAATGCCTAATTTATCAGGATTAGAGCTTGCTGAAAAAATAAAGCAAGCAGGCCTTCCCTGTAAAGTAATGATTGTGACAACCTTTGCACGTCCTGGCTATTTACAAAAAGCTATGGATTGTGGGGTACATGGCTATTTATTAAAAGATGAGCCTATTGATTATTTAATTGCTACGATTCGAAAAATTATGCAAGGGGAGAAAGTTGTAAGCAAGGATTTAGCCGCAACCTTGTTTATAAAGGAGCAAAACCCTCTAAATGAACGAGAAATCGCCGTGCTAAAGCTTGTTAAAGAGGGCTTAACCACAAATGAAATAAGCAAGCAATTATTTTTAACAAAGGGCACTATCCGCAATTATTTATCAACCTCCATTCAAAAGCTTCAAGTGGAATCACGACAGCAAGCCGCTCAAATCGCCAGTGAAAAAGGCTGGCTATAA
- a CDS encoding sensor histidine kinase: MLLLLYLVAFYIALWYQDWRLLLASLVAFLLITILGIYEDALMLLFGFTFADLLGRARSKWHIACGMFAIAIMFWTVMQLTTDSLVSIELQFLIPMMIIQLLFPILIYFVEKSQNLQSELADVNTQLVQQEERQRIARDLHDTIGHTLTMIKIKTELTTKLIDHDPTSVKQELNDILATTRTALKQVRELVSDMNFVSLQTELLHCQQLLQSANITVTLPKQCPQIVLSSVEETMLALCMREATTNILKHSQAKHCSITIQCQNGQYRLVIKDDGIGLQQQGLGNGISSIKERMHLLQGYALIEGSVPTGTTVLCSIPIQGGKESPI, from the coding sequence ATGCTGCTACTGTTATATTTAGTCGCTTTCTATATTGCTTTATGGTATCAGGATTGGAGGCTGCTGCTAGCATCATTAGTAGCCTTTCTGTTAATCACCATATTAGGCATTTATGAGGATGCTTTAATGCTTCTATTTGGCTTTACCTTTGCAGATTTACTTGGACGAGCGCGCTCAAAATGGCATATTGCATGTGGTATGTTCGCCATTGCTATTATGTTTTGGACCGTTATGCAATTGACAACAGACTCTCTTGTGTCTATTGAGTTACAATTTTTAATCCCTATGATGATTATTCAATTGCTGTTCCCTATCCTTATTTATTTTGTAGAAAAGTCGCAAAATCTGCAATCTGAATTAGCCGATGTCAATACGCAGCTTGTGCAGCAAGAGGAACGACAGCGAATTGCTAGGGACCTTCATGATACAATCGGTCATACCTTAACAATGATTAAAATTAAAACAGAGCTCACAACAAAGCTGATTGACCATGACCCTACAAGCGTTAAGCAAGAACTAAATGATATATTAGCGACAACACGAACAGCCTTAAAGCAAGTACGTGAGCTAGTATCTGATATGAATTTCGTGTCCTTACAAACAGAGCTGCTACACTGTCAGCAACTACTGCAAAGCGCTAATATCACCGTAACACTCCCCAAACAATGTCCTCAAATCGTTCTTTCAAGCGTGGAGGAAACAATGCTTGCTTTATGTATGCGGGAGGCTACGACAAATATACTGAAGCATAGCCAAGCAAAACATTGCTCTATAACGATACAATGTCAAAATGGACAGTATAGGCTTGTGATAAAAGATGATGGCATTGGCTTACAGCAGCAGGGGCTCGGCAACGGCATTAGCTCAATAAAAGAAAGAATGCATCTCCTTCAAGGCTATGCCTTGATTGAAGGTAGTGTGCCCACTGGTACAACCGTTTTATGTAGCATCCCTATTCAAGGTGGAAAGGAGTCGCCAATATGA
- a CDS encoding DUF418 domain-containing protein, with translation MQTQQRLPFIDIVRGLAVLGTLGTNIWIFAYLGNLSYITTATYAGWWSFNDFLRMVVLFLVNGKLLGLLTIMFGVGLQLKYQQALRKGNAWPGVYLWTIAFLGLEGLLHYTLVMEYDILMSYAVTAFIVAFIMRWGDKAITVAYYLFGSFHILLILLVFTISLQGAPISLSGMESIAVLYEDGTWLAQVQHRLTNFLFYRTEAIFIIPMNIFLFLLGVKFMRNDIFAQTAKGRQARHKLLLIGVFIGVPLNLLIFIPGGLFDLPVRYLCAPILSIGYIGLFGKLVEYKQLDWLWQYFANVGKMSLSCYVLQNIVASIIFYGWGLGLGGQLNSVLIISIWLALTLLQLVVASLWLRHFQIGPMEWIRKKMTQAITQQ, from the coding sequence CGCTGTTTTAGGAACACTTGGCACAAATATTTGGATTTTTGCCTATCTAGGGAATTTATCGTATATTACAACGGCTACCTATGCTGGTTGGTGGTCCTTCAACGATTTTTTGCGCATGGTCGTCTTATTTTTGGTGAATGGTAAGCTGCTTGGGCTTTTAACAATTATGTTTGGTGTAGGCTTACAGTTAAAATATCAGCAGGCATTAAGAAAAGGCAATGCTTGGCCTGGTGTCTATCTTTGGACAATCGCCTTTTTAGGGCTGGAAGGGCTACTTCATTACACACTTGTGATGGAATATGATATTTTAATGAGCTATGCTGTCACCGCCTTCATTGTTGCCTTTATTATGCGCTGGGGCGACAAAGCGATTACAGTGGCTTACTATCTTTTTGGCAGCTTCCATATTCTCCTAATATTGCTTGTTTTCACCATTTCATTACAGGGCGCTCCTATCTCCCTAAGTGGCATGGAAAGCATTGCAGTATTATATGAAGATGGAACATGGCTTGCACAAGTACAGCATCGTCTAACCAACTTTTTATTTTATCGAACAGAAGCTATTTTTATTATTCCAATGAATATCTTTTTATTTTTACTTGGTGTCAAATTTATGCGCAATGATATATTTGCCCAAACAGCTAAAGGACGTCAAGCTCGCCACAAGCTATTGCTAATAGGTGTATTTATTGGTGTTCCTCTTAATCTGTTAATTTTTATACCCGGTGGGCTGTTTGATTTGCCTGTGCGCTATTTATGTGCACCAATTTTATCAATTGGTTATATTGGTCTTTTTGGTAAACTGGTAGAGTATAAGCAACTAGATTGGCTTTGGCAATACTTTGCAAATGTCGGTAAAATGTCTTTAAGCTGCTATGTGCTACAAAATATAGTAGCATCTATTATTTTTTACGGCTGGGGACTTGGTTTAGGCGGGCAATTAAATAGCGTTCTTATTATTAGTATTTGGCTTGCCCTGACACTTCTACAGCTTGTTGTCGCATCACTTTGGTTACGGCACTTTCAGATCGGTCCCATGGAATGGATTCGTAAAAAAATGACACAAGCCATAACCCAGCAATAA